The following proteins are encoded in a genomic region of Desulfurispora thermophila DSM 16022:
- a CDS encoding D-alanine--D-alanine ligase — MLPRIGVLMGGKSAEREVSLRTGQAVYNALLQKGYDAVQIDVDDHIVDSLRKERVGLAFIALHGPGGEDGTIQGLLEILGIPYTGPGVLPSAICMDKITTKKILVYEGLPTPRFIIAKRREYQEKGLSNILLRMQGIVSLPVVVKAPRQGSTIGVTFVRQQAELPVALEEAFKYGAEALIEEMIDGIEVTAAVMGNGQPVALPLIEIVSKTGVYDYQAKYTVGMSEHIIPPRLPEDVQQRIKHLAESVYAALDCRGVVRVDFMVNKDNRPYILEVNTIPGMTETSLVPDAARAAGMEFADLVEKLAISAWENK; from the coding sequence ATGTTGCCCAGAATCGGTGTGTTGATGGGGGGAAAATCGGCAGAAAGAGAGGTTTCCCTGCGTACTGGTCAAGCTGTGTACAATGCCCTGTTGCAAAAAGGATATGATGCGGTGCAAATTGATGTTGATGATCATATTGTCGACAGCTTGCGCAAAGAAAGAGTAGGGCTGGCTTTTATAGCCCTGCACGGTCCCGGGGGGGAAGACGGTACCATTCAGGGGCTGCTGGAGATTTTGGGCATACCTTACACGGGTCCGGGTGTTTTACCCAGTGCCATTTGTATGGACAAAATTACTACAAAGAAAATACTTGTATATGAAGGTTTGCCCACACCGCGGTTCATTATTGCTAAGAGGCGGGAGTATCAAGAAAAAGGATTGAGCAATATCCTGCTGCGCATGCAAGGTATCGTATCTCTGCCGGTGGTGGTCAAGGCACCGCGACAGGGATCGACCATTGGGGTAACATTTGTCAGGCAGCAGGCGGAATTGCCGGTTGCATTGGAAGAGGCTTTCAAGTACGGGGCGGAAGCCTTAATAGAAGAAATGATTGACGGAATAGAAGTAACTGCGGCCGTAATGGGTAATGGTCAGCCGGTTGCCTTGCCACTGATTGAAATTGTTTCCAAAACCGGAGTTTATGACTATCAGGCCAAATACACGGTGGGGATGAGTGAACATATAATTCCGCCTCGTTTACCGGAAGATGTACAGCAAAGGATTAAGCATCTGGCCGAGAGTGTGTACGCAGCACTGGACTGTCGCGGGGTGGTAAGAGTAGATTTTATGGTGAACAAGGATAACCGGCCGTATATACTGGAGGTGAACACCATCCCGGGCATGACAGAAACCAGCCTGGTACCGGACGCGGCCAGGGCGGCGGGTATGGAGTTTGCCGATTTAGTGGAAAAACTGGCTATATCTGCTTGGGAGAATAAGTAG
- a CDS encoding alpha/beta fold hydrolase, translated as MIIDGKKYHYTAVVPPEEQARGVIIFVHGAGGNHRHWLHQVAHVGRHLLAFAVDLPGHGFSEGQAYSSISEYSEFVYQFARRVTAMPFFLAGHSMGGAIALDLAVKYQDMLQGLILIGTGAKLKVLPELLQTFGNGRHHPVLLEYLYARNVSSEIKSMAEKEYYGTSPDIFFHDFCACDSFDIRDRLNVIEVPALILSGEHDVMTPVKYGDYLAQRISNSRHLVIPTAGHMLMLENPAAVNTAIIDFVLNN; from the coding sequence GTGATCATTGATGGTAAAAAATATCATTACACCGCTGTTGTTCCCCCCGAGGAGCAGGCCAGGGGCGTAATTATCTTCGTGCACGGTGCAGGTGGAAATCACCGGCACTGGCTGCACCAGGTTGCTCACGTGGGGCGTCACTTGTTGGCATTTGCTGTAGATCTACCCGGGCATGGTTTTTCGGAAGGACAGGCCTATTCCAGTATATCCGAATACAGCGAGTTTGTTTATCAGTTTGCCCGGCGTGTAACCGCTATGCCTTTCTTTTTAGCTGGACATTCAATGGGGGGCGCTATTGCCCTGGACCTGGCAGTCAAGTATCAGGATATGCTCCAGGGGCTAATCCTGATTGGTACAGGGGCAAAATTAAAAGTCCTGCCCGAGCTTCTGCAAACTTTTGGCAATGGTCGGCATCATCCAGTGTTGCTGGAGTATCTTTACGCGCGGAATGTGTCATCTGAAATAAAGAGTATGGCAGAAAAAGAATATTATGGTACAAGTCCGGACATTTTTTTTCATGATTTTTGTGCCTGTGATTCTTTTGATATACGGGACAGACTGAATGTAATTGAGGTACCTGCTCTGATCCTCAGCGGGGAACACGATGTGATGACACCGGTGAAGTATGGGGATTACTTAGCGCAGAGGATTTCCAACAGCAGGCATCTGGTTATTCCAACCGCGGGCCACATGCTCATGCTGGAAAATCCAGCAGCAGTAAACACAGCTATTATTGACTTTGTTTTAAATAATTAA
- a CDS encoding phage-shock protein — protein MENGQWVLTEWQVENEKYSLKQLLIKALKSHPGGLSVQQLLDIVGGWKKTDAPAIMCTLQKFPYFEQISDSIWVYNPAVHSAYDSFMQRYLKTLTRYHQRWQNEKERWQRKVMSLDRQLKEACMAQKEAAAALALKVQEAHRNEHLLSQMAEKDLLLQLRKKEIFRYREHIDYLERKCNSILYQCRLWVKRAKQAAAENMHYKEALQRKQQDLEAMFTKLQQYKEKDRENKALLAELKDQHATKVAELQTQVLELRQKLGRQTENIHLTESRWQEEVRELNKELKKVLDERDDLQRSVKFLRQELKKIKDDYKNLKNSFNNPVVRIVVRILAFFNRSTQHSVAS, from the coding sequence TTGGAAAACGGACAGTGGGTGCTGACCGAATGGCAGGTAGAAAACGAAAAGTATTCTCTAAAGCAGTTGCTAATCAAAGCTTTAAAATCTCATCCCGGTGGACTTTCCGTACAACAGCTATTGGATATAGTAGGCGGATGGAAAAAAACCGATGCCCCGGCAATTATGTGTACCTTGCAAAAATTCCCTTATTTTGAACAGATCAGTGATAGCATCTGGGTATATAATCCTGCTGTGCATAGCGCCTACGATTCATTTATGCAACGATACTTAAAAACCCTCACGCGGTATCATCAGCGCTGGCAAAATGAGAAAGAGCGCTGGCAGCGCAAGGTGATGTCTTTGGATCGCCAATTGAAAGAAGCATGTATGGCCCAGAAAGAGGCAGCGGCAGCTTTGGCACTGAAAGTTCAGGAGGCGCACCGTAACGAACACCTGTTATCTCAAATGGCGGAGAAGGATTTGCTGTTACAACTGCGGAAAAAAGAGATTTTCCGCTATAGGGAACATATTGATTACTTGGAAAGAAAGTGTAACAGCATTCTTTACCAGTGCAGGTTGTGGGTAAAGCGGGCTAAACAGGCTGCGGCGGAGAACATGCATTACAAGGAAGCTTTGCAGCGCAAGCAACAGGATTTGGAAGCCATGTTTACCAAGCTTCAGCAGTATAAAGAGAAAGACCGGGAGAACAAAGCACTGCTGGCTGAATTAAAGGATCAACATGCTACAAAGGTGGCCGAACTGCAGACACAAGTTTTGGAACTGCGGCAGAAACTGGGCCGGCAGACCGAAAACATTCATCTGACTGAAAGCCGGTGGCAGGAAGAGGTGCGGGAACTGAATAAAGAGTTGAAAAAGGTGCTCGATGAGCGTGACGACCTGCAAAGGTCGGTGAAATTTTTGCGCCAGGAGTTGAAGAAAATAAAAGACGATTATAAAAACCTCAAGAATTCTTTTAACAACCCTGTCGTTCGTATTGTGGTCAGAATCTTAGCCTTTTTTAACCGTTCAACACAGCATTCAGTTGCCTCATGA
- a CDS encoding late competence development ComFB family protein: MSEIFIKNCTENAVNEILMTLVNEYQKKGYTLCQCERCLADIKALALNNLKPHYVVSEKGEILKDAALKEVANRADVITAITRAIQVVAANPRHGGR; encoded by the coding sequence ATGTCGGAAATATTTATTAAAAATTGTACCGAAAATGCAGTAAATGAGATATTAATGACATTGGTAAACGAATACCAAAAAAAGGGTTATACTTTGTGTCAGTGTGAGCGTTGCCTGGCCGACATCAAAGCACTGGCTTTGAATAATTTAAAACCCCATTATGTGGTTTCGGAAAAAGGTGAGATATTGAAGGATGCCGCCCTCAAGGAAGTAGCCAACCGGGCCGACGTGATCACAGCTATTACCAGGGCCATTCAGGTGGTTGCTGCCAATCCAAGACATGGTGGGAGGT
- a CDS encoding GNAT family N-acetyltransferase, with protein MEQVRLLLDAGKEILLEGPVNSITLSDLNMDDKLCNFRQPEKQKIALREIAASTDGIVYIARTGNCIVGYVTFHRPDSFSRWSKHPRILELGAIEVSPLYRKHKLARRLLQMAFANPIMEDFIVITIEFCWHWDLDNTGLTIWEYQKMLTKLFGSVGLEKVDTDDPDILEHVANVLMARIGNNVSQQDIEMFRAMQFMHTGMIR; from the coding sequence ATGGAACAAGTTAGGCTTTTACTGGATGCGGGAAAAGAAATTTTATTAGAAGGTCCTGTAAACAGCATTACCCTGTCAGATCTAAACATGGACGATAAGTTATGTAATTTTCGTCAACCGGAAAAACAGAAAATTGCATTGCGGGAAATCGCCGCTTCTACCGACGGTATTGTCTATATAGCCCGTACCGGCAACTGCATTGTAGGCTATGTCACTTTCCATCGCCCCGATTCATTCAGCCGCTGGAGTAAACATCCCCGTATACTGGAGCTTGGCGCCATTGAGGTCAGTCCGTTATACCGCAAGCACAAGTTAGCTCGCCGTCTCCTGCAAATGGCATTTGCCAATCCTATCATGGAGGATTTTATTGTCATCACCATTGAGTTTTGCTGGCACTGGGACCTGGATAACACCGGCCTAACTATCTGGGAATACCAGAAGATGCTGACCAAATTGTTTGGTTCCGTTGGTCTGGAGAAAGTAGATACTGACGACCCGGATATTTTGGAACATGTAGCCAATGTACTAATGGCTCGCATTGGCAATAATGTTTCGCAGCAGGACATAGAAATGTTCAGAGCCATGCAATTCATGCACACGGGAATGATCCGGTAA
- the guaB gene encoding IMP dehydrogenase has protein sequence MHPEKFAKLGLTFDDVLLLPAASEVLPRDVDITTNLTREIKLNIPLMSAGMDTVTESRMAIAMAREGGIGVIHKNMSIEKQALEVDRVKRSEHGVISDPIFLPPDSPISEALTLMERYRISGVPITENRKLVGILTNRDLRFETDFSRPVQEVMTKENLITAPVGTTLEEAKEILRRHKIEKLPIVDNDYNLVGLITIKDIEKARQYPNAAKDKRGRLLVAAAVGVSADTMDRVAALVNAQVDVIVVDTAHGHSSGVIDTVRRIKNQYPHVAVIAGNVATAEATRDLIAAGADAVKVGIGPGSICTTRVVAGAGVPQITAIYECACEASKHGIPIIGDGGIKYSGDITKGIAAGADVIMIGSLFAGTEESPGDIEIYQGRSYKVYRGMGSLGAMKEGSRDRYFQENQQKLVPEGVEGRVPYKGSLADTVYQLIGGLRAGMGYCGVRNIHELKTKTRFVRITPAGLRESHPHDVMITKEAPNYSFK, from the coding sequence GTGCATCCGGAAAAATTCGCTAAGCTGGGCTTGACTTTTGACGATGTATTATTGTTACCTGCCGCATCCGAGGTGCTACCTCGCGATGTGGATATAACTACCAACCTCACCCGGGAGATCAAACTGAATATTCCTCTGATGAGTGCGGGGATGGATACGGTAACCGAATCACGCATGGCTATTGCTATGGCCCGGGAAGGCGGTATCGGTGTCATTCATAAAAATATGTCCATTGAAAAACAGGCGCTGGAAGTGGACCGGGTGAAGCGTTCCGAGCATGGCGTAATTTCCGACCCCATTTTTCTTCCACCGGACAGTCCGATTAGTGAGGCGCTTACCCTTATGGAACGCTATCGCATCTCCGGCGTACCCATTACGGAAAATCGCAAACTGGTGGGGATACTGACCAACCGGGACCTGCGCTTTGAAACAGATTTTTCTCGTCCGGTACAAGAGGTTATGACAAAAGAGAACCTCATTACTGCCCCGGTGGGGACAACCCTGGAAGAGGCCAAAGAAATCTTACGCCGGCATAAAATCGAAAAATTGCCCATTGTGGATAATGATTACAACCTGGTTGGTTTGATTACCATCAAGGATATTGAAAAAGCACGCCAGTACCCCAACGCGGCCAAAGATAAGCGAGGACGCCTATTAGTTGCGGCGGCCGTGGGCGTAAGTGCGGATACCATGGACCGGGTGGCGGCGCTGGTTAACGCCCAGGTGGATGTAATAGTGGTAGATACGGCGCATGGTCACTCTTCCGGGGTAATAGATACTGTGCGTCGCATTAAGAACCAGTATCCCCATGTGGCTGTGATTGCCGGTAATGTTGCTACTGCGGAAGCTACCCGTGATTTAATAGCGGCGGGTGCCGATGCGGTAAAAGTGGGAATTGGTCCGGGGTCAATATGCACAACCCGCGTGGTGGCCGGTGCGGGCGTGCCCCAGATTACAGCAATATATGAGTGCGCCTGTGAGGCCTCCAAACATGGCATACCAATAATTGGCGATGGAGGAATTAAGTATTCTGGTGATATAACCAAAGGGATTGCTGCCGGAGCCGATGTGATCATGATTGGCAGTTTGTTTGCAGGTACGGAGGAAAGCCCAGGCGATATAGAAATATACCAGGGACGCAGCTACAAAGTGTATCGCGGTATGGGTTCGCTGGGTGCAATGAAGGAAGGCAGCCGGGACCGCTATTTCCAGGAAAACCAGCAAAAACTTGTACCCGAGGGAGTGGAAGGGCGCGTTCCCTACAAAGGGTCGCTGGCCGATACTGTTTACCAGCTGATTGGAGGCTTGCGGGCCGGTATGGGATATTGCGGAGTACGCAATATCCATGAACTCAAAACCAAAACCCGTTTTGTGCGCATTACTCCGGCCGGTCTGCGGGAGAGCCACCCCCACGATGTCATGATTACCAAGGAAGCTCCCAACTACAGTTTTAAATAA
- a CDS encoding 6-phosphofructokinase: MMETKRIGVLTGGGDAPGLNAVIRAVVKCAIRQYNLSVVGFLNGFGGLIKNQARELTEKDVAGILPRGGTILGTTNRDNPFHYPVLKGGEKVFADVSDRVFENISIHEVDALIVIGGDGSLAIARELHERGLKVVGVPKTIDNDLSATDQTFGYDTALNTAMEALDKLHSTAESHHRVMVLEVMGRYAGWIALAAGIAGGADVILIPEIPYRLPAIVKKINERTNQRKSFSIIVVAEGAKTSEGELVVSKKVDDSFDPIRLGGIGNVIAQQIEQATGKESRVTVLGHLQRGGSPTAYDRILASRYGVAAVNAVAEGKFGQMVCLRGTEISTVPLAEAVGEMRSVPVDSQMITTARQLGICLGDE, encoded by the coding sequence ATGATGGAGACAAAGCGCATTGGTGTTTTAACGGGAGGCGGAGACGCGCCGGGCTTAAATGCTGTCATTCGTGCTGTGGTCAAATGTGCCATCCGACAATACAATCTTTCTGTGGTGGGCTTCTTAAACGGGTTTGGTGGCTTGATCAAAAACCAAGCGCGGGAATTAACAGAAAAGGATGTGGCCGGTATACTGCCCCGGGGTGGCACAATTCTGGGGACTACAAACCGGGACAACCCTTTTCATTACCCGGTATTAAAGGGTGGCGAAAAGGTGTTTGCTGATGTTTCTGACCGGGTTTTTGAGAATATCAGCATTCATGAGGTGGACGCTCTAATTGTGATTGGCGGCGATGGTAGCCTGGCTATAGCCAGAGAGTTGCACGAGCGGGGTTTAAAGGTGGTGGGTGTGCCCAAGACAATTGACAATGACCTCTCGGCTACAGATCAAACGTTTGGCTATGATACAGCGCTGAACACCGCTATGGAGGCTTTAGACAAGTTGCACAGTACAGCCGAGTCCCACCACCGGGTAATGGTACTGGAGGTTATGGGGCGCTATGCCGGTTGGATTGCCTTGGCAGCGGGTATTGCGGGCGGGGCGGATGTGATCTTGATTCCGGAAATCCCTTACCGGTTACCGGCTATTGTGAAGAAGATAAATGAGCGTACCAATCAGCGCAAGAGCTTTAGCATTATTGTCGTAGCAGAAGGGGCCAAAACCAGCGAGGGCGAACTGGTGGTCAGCAAGAAAGTGGACGACAGTTTCGATCCCATTCGCCTGGGAGGTATCGGTAATGTTATTGCCCAGCAGATTGAACAGGCCACCGGCAAGGAGAGCAGGGTCACTGTACTGGGTCACCTGCAAAGAGGAGGTTCGCCTACCGCTTACGACCGCATACTGGCCTCCCGGTACGGTGTTGCAGCGGTAAATGCTGTGGCAGAAGGAAAATTTGGTCAGATGGTTTGTTTGCGCGGCACCGAAATATCCACTGTGCCGCTGGCAGAAGCCGTGGGAGAAATGCGTAGTGTACCTGTAGACAGCCAAATGATTACCACAGCCCGCCAATTGGGGATTTGTTTGGGAGATGAGTGA
- a CDS encoding UPF0182 family membrane protein has protein sequence MPIFAGRKRVYLWLTLLILLWVGLRWGAGFYIDYLWYKSLHYEQVFWTTWLTQWGLKLSVAVLYFLVLYLGLWPAAGYLRTALAHRHFYDEQENVVVIDQEPAVYRSDGWVKTALVLFSLMVAIMAGAAVSSDWVTLQRFLHPVTFNMSDPVFSKDISFYIFHLPVYKLIYGLLQTLLITLFVASIALYWLAGLRQGKKGVFVAARPRYNLSLLAALFFLLLAWGYRLKQYGLLFRQGSIVYGASYTDLHATLPAYKILFFVSIFCAIVILVSAFLQKFRYVLFTVAFLLLASLVAGGVYPMVLQKFVVLPDELNKEKVPIENHIKYTRVAYQLDRIEKKPFPAGQKLTAADLQANRDAVNSIRLWDYRPLQQTYSQLQEMRLYYELRNIDVDRYEVNGLSRQVMLAARELNQEQLPAQAQTWVNKHLKYTHGYGVVVSPVNEVSEEGLPNLWVRDIPPVTGAGIKVTRPEIYFGELTNNYVIVNTKAQEFDYPQGDTNAYTTYKGKDGVYIGGLARRVLFAFVLGDYKLLFSTEITPTSKVLLNRTIEERVQRLAPFLLYDQDPYLVISQGKLFWLWDAYTYASGYPYAEPFAGSNNYIRNAVKVVIDAYEGTVDFYLADSNDPLVQSYSKIFPGMFKPLSDMPADLQKHLRYPEDLFKIQARKYAVFHMENPQVFYNKEDKWVFPTELFGSEEQIMEPYYTITRLPGETQSQYLLILPFTPQNKKNMVAWLAAKSDQPDYGKLVLFEFPKQELVYGPMQIEARISQDTYISQQLTLWDQRGSSVIRGNLLVIPVKNSLLYVEPLYLQAEQSKMPELRRVIVAHGDMIVMETTLDRALQRIFGQNAGTLPPVQTPGEETPGKAGLADLVSQARSLMQEAEQRLKNADWAGYGEAQQKLKAVLEKMAQVANQ, from the coding sequence TTGCCCATTTTTGCTGGTCGCAAACGGGTTTATTTATGGCTAACTTTATTAATTTTGCTTTGGGTGGGCCTGCGCTGGGGGGCAGGTTTTTACATTGATTACCTTTGGTATAAGTCCTTGCATTATGAGCAGGTGTTTTGGACTACCTGGCTCACTCAGTGGGGCCTGAAGTTAAGTGTGGCCGTGCTTTACTTTTTAGTGCTTTATCTGGGGCTCTGGCCAGCCGCCGGCTACTTGCGCACTGCGCTGGCACATAGACATTTTTATGATGAGCAGGAAAATGTGGTGGTTATTGATCAGGAACCCGCTGTTTACAGGTCCGACGGGTGGGTGAAAACAGCGCTGGTGTTGTTTAGCCTGATGGTGGCAATTATGGCCGGCGCGGCGGTGAGCAGCGACTGGGTAACCCTGCAACGCTTTTTACACCCGGTAACATTTAATATGTCAGACCCGGTGTTTTCCAAAGACATAAGTTTTTATATTTTCCATCTACCCGTTTACAAGCTTATTTACGGACTGTTACAGACGCTATTGATTACCTTGTTTGTAGCCAGTATTGCTTTATACTGGTTGGCTGGCTTGCGGCAGGGGAAAAAGGGAGTTTTTGTTGCCGCCCGTCCCCGCTACAATCTTTCTTTGCTGGCAGCGCTTTTTTTCCTGCTGCTGGCCTGGGGGTACAGGTTAAAGCAATATGGTTTGCTTTTCAGACAAGGAAGCATTGTTTACGGCGCTTCATACACGGATCTACATGCTACTCTGCCTGCCTATAAAATCCTCTTTTTTGTGTCAATTTTTTGTGCTATTGTAATTTTAGTCAGCGCTTTCTTGCAAAAATTTCGCTATGTACTCTTTACCGTTGCCTTCCTGTTGCTGGCTTCTCTGGTAGCCGGCGGGGTATACCCGATGGTGTTGCAAAAATTTGTTGTCCTACCAGACGAACTGAACAAGGAAAAGGTACCCATCGAGAATCACATCAAATACACCCGGGTGGCTTATCAGTTGGACCGGATTGAGAAAAAACCCTTTCCGGCCGGGCAAAAGCTTACAGCCGCCGATTTGCAGGCCAACCGCGATGCAGTAAACAGCATCCGCCTGTGGGATTACCGCCCTCTGCAGCAGACATACAGCCAGTTGCAGGAAATGAGGCTGTACTATGAATTGCGCAATATCGATGTGGATCGTTATGAGGTGAACGGACTGTCCCGACAGGTTATGCTGGCCGCCAGAGAATTGAACCAGGAGCAGTTGCCGGCCCAGGCGCAAACCTGGGTCAACAAGCACTTAAAATACACCCATGGTTACGGTGTGGTAGTCAGTCCGGTTAATGAGGTCAGCGAGGAGGGCTTGCCCAACCTTTGGGTGCGGGACATCCCCCCCGTGACCGGTGCGGGAATTAAGGTGACGCGTCCCGAAATCTATTTTGGTGAGCTTACAAACAATTATGTCATAGTGAACACCAAAGCTCAGGAATTTGATTACCCGCAGGGTGACACCAATGCCTACACAACGTACAAGGGTAAGGATGGTGTTTATATCGGCGGTCTGGCTCGGAGGGTTTTGTTTGCCTTTGTCCTTGGCGACTATAAGTTGCTGTTTTCTACCGAAATTACACCTACCAGCAAGGTATTGTTAAATCGTACTATCGAAGAGCGCGTGCAGAGGTTAGCCCCATTTTTATTGTACGATCAGGACCCCTATCTGGTAATCAGCCAGGGCAAGTTGTTCTGGTTGTGGGATGCCTATACTTATGCCAGTGGCTATCCCTACGCTGAACCCTTTGCCGGTAGCAATAATTACATCCGTAATGCTGTCAAAGTGGTAATTGATGCTTATGAGGGAACGGTAGATTTTTACCTGGCCGATAGCAACGACCCCTTGGTCCAATCTTACAGCAAAATTTTTCCGGGCATGTTTAAACCCCTGAGTGACATGCCGGCGGACCTGCAAAAGCACCTGCGTTACCCCGAAGATCTGTTCAAAATCCAGGCCCGCAAGTATGCCGTGTTTCACATGGAGAACCCGCAGGTTTTCTACAACAAGGAAGACAAGTGGGTCTTCCCGACTGAACTGTTCGGTAGTGAAGAACAGATTATGGAACCTTATTACACTATTACCAGACTGCCAGGGGAAACACAGTCGCAATATTTGCTGATTTTACCATTCACGCCGCAGAACAAAAAGAATATGGTGGCCTGGCTGGCAGCCAAGTCCGACCAACCGGATTATGGAAAACTGGTGTTGTTTGAGTTTCCCAAACAAGAACTGGTCTATGGGCCAATGCAGATCGAAGCTCGCATCAGTCAGGACACTTATATATCCCAGCAACTAACTCTGTGGGATCAGAGAGGTTCATCGGTGATCCGGGGAAATCTGCTGGTAATCCCTGTAAAGAATTCCTTGCTCTATGTGGAACCATTGTATTTGCAGGCAGAACAAAGCAAAATGCCTGAACTGAGAAGGGTAATTGTAGCACATGGTGACATGATTGTCATGGAGACCACCCTGGACCGCGCACTGCAGAGAATATTCGGTCAGAACGCGGGGACCTTACCACCAGTGCAAACGCCGGGTGAAGAGACACCGGGTAAGGCTGGACTGGCGGACCTGGTCAGCCAGGCGCGCTCTTTGATGCAGGAAGCTGAACAAAGGCTGAAAAACGCTGATTGGGCTGGTTACGGGGAAGCTCAACAGAAGTTGAAGGCGGTTCTGGAAAAAATGGCACAAGTGGCCAATCAGTAA